The Mesorhizobium opportunistum WSM2075 DNA window CAATTGGTCATGCCAAGCGCCCGGGATATGCCGATATCGTGATACTGGCTTTGCGCGACGTGCAGGATGTCCTCCTTGCTGTCGCCCCTTGAGGCGACGAAATCGAAGACCTTCTGGAAAAAGGCCGGGTCTGGTTTTTCCGTGCCTGTATCGTCGGCAGTGAAGGTGGCGAAAAAGGGCGATCCGAGTTGCTTCTCGAAATGATCGAGCGCCCAGCGCCGGGCATTGGTCATGGCAATCAGCCTGTGCGATTTTGCAAGCTTCGCCAATGCAGCCGCGCTGTCGGGGAAGCCTTGCCAGACGCTGGCGGAGTCCCGCAGGCGCATGCCGTATCTTTCCTCGGCCGGCAGGCCGAGCCGTGGTGCGATGACCCTGTAGACACGCACGAGATCGTCCGGGAACAGGCCTGCATCGGGCATGTAGCGGGCTTGCCGGTAAAGGCTCAGCGCTTCCTCGCCGTCGAGCGGAACGCCGGCCTCGGCGGCAATCCCGGCCAGGCAGGTCGTGATGCCGCCTTCGAAATCGATCAGCGTGCCGACCACATCGAAGGTCATGTATTTGAATTCGCTAAAGCCCCTGGCCAAGACTGGGTCTCCTCTGCACGCGGCCGAATTGCATGTGTTGAACAGAACAAAATTCCGTGCTGTCCGGGGCGTAGGCCTTTTTCGAAGGCCCGGAAATCCGGGCTTTCTGGCCTTGTCTTATCAACAGTCTGGCACTTCCCCCGCGCTGGATTCGCCGAAAAGACGTGAGGGGGCGGCACAAAATTGCGAAATCGTCTGCCCCGGCGCTATTTCGAAACGCAGGGTATTCGTCCGCGGTCATGCCATTGCCTGACGGACATCGGGATCGTCCAGTGTCTGGTCGAGCGTCCGGCGCGTGCGCTCGATGATCGCGTCGATGTCGGCGTCGGTGCAGCAGAGCGGTGGTGCATAGCCGATAACCCCATGCGCAAAGGCACGGATGATCAGGCCGTTGTCCCACGCCCTGTCGAAGACGCGCCGCGCCGGCATGGCCGACGCCGGAAACGGGGTCTTCTTCTGTTTGTCGACCACCAGTTCGATCGCGGCAAGCATGCCGCGGCCGCGCACGTCGCCAACGAGCGGGTGGTCCCTCAGGCCCTCCAAGCCCGCCATCAGGCGAGCGCCGGCCTTGATGCCGTTCTCCAGCAGGCCGTCTTCGTAGAGCTTCAACACTTCAAGCGCGACGGCGGCGCTGACGGGGTGGGCGGAATAGGTGTAGCCGTGACCAACGGCCGAACTGCCCGCGCCGTCGGCGATGACGTCGTAGACATGATCGGCCATGAACACGGCGCCCATGGGAACATAGCCCGAAGTCAGCCCCTTCGCGGTCGTCATGAAATCGGGAACGATGTCCTCATCGGTGCAGGCGAACAAGGGTCCGGTTCGGCCGAAGCCGGTGATCACCTCGTCGGCGATGAACAGGATGCCGTACTCCCGGCAGAGCTCGCGCATCGCCTTTATCCAGCCTTTCGGCGGGACGATGACGCCGCCCGAACCTTGGATCGGCTCGGCATAAAAGGCAGCGACCCGCTCCGGTCCGATTGCCTCGATCTTGGCCTTCAGCGCGGCGCGTGATGCGGCGATGATCGCATTGCCGTCCTCGCCCACCGGGTTGCGGTAGGGATAGGGGGAGGTGATCTTGTGCTGCCATTCAAAGGGAACGCCAAAACCGGCGTGAAAGGCGGGCAGCGCGGTCAGGCCCGCGCCGACCACCGATGACCCGTGATAGCCCTGCTCGATGGAAATGAACTGGTCGCGTTGCGGCTCGCCTTTGGCATTCCAGTAGTAGCGGACGAAGCGGATCGTGCTGTCGACCGCGTCCGACCCGCCGAGCGTGAAATAGACGTGATTGAGGTCGCCTGGCGCGCGCTCGGCCAGTTCCGAGGCGAGGCGGATGGCCGGCTCCGAGCCGAGGTCGAAATAGGCGGTGGCGTAGGGGAGTTCGCGCATCTGCCGGGCCGCAGCCTCGACGATGCTGTCATGGCCATAGCCGGCATTGACGCACCACAGCCCCGCGAAACCGTCAACGAGTTGCCGGCCTGACGCATCGGTCACGGTCGCCCCCTTCGCCGATTTCAAGACGCGCACGCCGAGGGCCTCATGGCCGCGGTATGATGAGACCGGATGGATGAGGTGGGCGCGATCGAGTTCGATCAGGGAATTCGCGAGCATTGTTGTCCTCCTAGCCGAGCGCCTGGTTGGCGAGGGCGTAAACTTTTGGCTTGGTCTGTTCCGCGACGCTCTTGGGCGGACGGTCCATGGCCACGCCTCCGCCGACATGGGTGAGGCCGATTTCCTCGAGCCAACCGGCAATGCCGGTCCTGCTGTCGGTATCCACGCGCAGAAAGGCGCCGGGGCGGTTCGCGGCGAAGAAGGTAATCAGGGCCTTCGCGGTGTCAGCGCTTTCCGCGATGACCGGTCCGATCACCTCACCGCGTCCGAACGGGCGGATTGCGGCATAGGCTTCAATCACGCCGTGGCGGCCGATGATTGCGAATTGGCCGCGCTCGGCCAGCGCATCGATCAGGGTTTGCCGGTCGGCGCCATAG harbors:
- a CDS encoding HAD-IA family hydrolase yields the protein MTFDVVGTLIDFEGGITTCLAGIAAEAGVPLDGEEALSLYRQARYMPDAGLFPDDLVRVYRVIAPRLGLPAEERYGMRLRDSASVWQGFPDSAAALAKLAKSHRLIAMTNARRWALDHFEKQLGSPFFATFTADDTGTEKPDPAFFQKVFDFVASRGDSKEDILHVAQSQYHDIGISRALGMTNCWIERRHAQKGYGGTIEPERFTTPDYHFTSMAALAAAVRESLKQRT
- a CDS encoding aspartate aminotransferase family protein encodes the protein MLANSLIELDRAHLIHPVSSYRGHEALGVRVLKSAKGATVTDASGRQLVDGFAGLWCVNAGYGHDSIVEAAARQMRELPYATAYFDLGSEPAIRLASELAERAPGDLNHVYFTLGGSDAVDSTIRFVRYYWNAKGEPQRDQFISIEQGYHGSSVVGAGLTALPAFHAGFGVPFEWQHKITSPYPYRNPVGEDGNAIIAASRAALKAKIEAIGPERVAAFYAEPIQGSGGVIVPPKGWIKAMRELCREYGILFIADEVITGFGRTGPLFACTDEDIVPDFMTTAKGLTSGYVPMGAVFMADHVYDVIADGAGSSAVGHGYTYSAHPVSAAVALEVLKLYEDGLLENGIKAGARLMAGLEGLRDHPLVGDVRGRGMLAAIELVVDKQKKTPFPASAMPARRVFDRAWDNGLIIRAFAHGVIGYAPPLCCTDADIDAIIERTRRTLDQTLDDPDVRQAMA